One window of Alkaliphilus metalliredigens QYMF genomic DNA carries:
- a CDS encoding alpha/beta-type small acid-soluble spore protein, which yields MASRGNRVVVPEARQALNQMKTEIANELGLSNYDSIDKGNLTARQNGYVGGYMVKRLIEQAERSMAGK from the coding sequence ATGGCTTCTAGAGGAAATCGTGTTGTTGTACCAGAAGCTCGACAAGCTCTTAATCAAATGAAGACTGAAATTGCTAATGAATTAGGTCTTTCAAACTATGACTCAATTGATAAAGGAAATTTAACTGCTAGACAAAATGGATATGTTGGTGGATATATGGTAAAAAGATTAATCGAGCAAGCTGAAAGAAGTATGGCTGGTAAATAA
- a CDS encoding tyrosine-type recombinase/integrase yields the protein MENNIEKLDRVVLLDSEMRIVDPVYNYLKYQKSKGRSDNTLLAQARDLKLYWEFLETNRYTFDQITPYIIGHFIEFLRNDEHGKNIIHIKVSSVRAGKTINRILTTIHNLYIYIVNTMEIRNPILMEEIKRPPNMFKDLLHHTRSNNKTHRSIFKVKEVNRAVRLITNDEADTFVENLVRWRDRLIFKIMYISGARIQEVLDLKIEQIPTPDPTSMVAVLENIKSKGKNRDLYMPMYLLEEIDNFIMEERNQVDTVNSFIFVSYQTQYLGKKLTYRGIYEVFNRVKKKTGIYFNFHDLRHTCVTNFVESGLDISVVQKIAGHKHVTTTENYTHLSKKHINKVISKYWNDSSMC from the coding sequence ATGGAAAACAATATAGAAAAATTAGACAGAGTTGTACTTTTAGACAGTGAGATGAGAATAGTAGATCCAGTATATAATTACTTAAAATATCAAAAATCAAAAGGGAGATCAGATAATACATTATTAGCCCAAGCAAGAGATTTAAAATTGTATTGGGAGTTTCTAGAAACAAATAGATATACATTTGATCAAATAACACCTTACATAATAGGTCATTTTATTGAGTTTTTAAGAAATGATGAGCACGGGAAAAATATTATTCACATAAAAGTGAGTAGCGTTAGAGCAGGTAAGACTATTAATCGAATACTGACTACAATACATAATTTATATATATATATTGTTAATACAATGGAAATTAGAAACCCAATTTTGATGGAAGAAATTAAAAGGCCTCCAAATATGTTTAAAGATTTACTTCATCATACTAGAAGTAATAATAAAACTCATAGGTCGATATTTAAAGTTAAAGAAGTAAATAGAGCTGTGAGACTAATAACAAATGATGAAGCAGATACCTTTGTTGAAAATTTGGTTAGATGGAGGGATAGGCTCATTTTTAAAATAATGTACATATCAGGGGCTAGGATACAAGAAGTGTTAGATCTAAAGATAGAACAAATACCAACTCCTGATCCTACTTCTATGGTTGCGGTATTAGAAAATATTAAAAGCAAGGGCAAGAATAGAGATTTATATATGCCAATGTATTTACTTGAGGAAATAGATAATTTTATCATGGAAGAGAGAAATCAGGTTGATACAGTGAATAGCTTTATTTTTGTATCATATCAGACTCAATATTTAGGCAAGAAACTTACTTATAGAGGAATATATGAAGTGTTTAATAGAGTTAAGAAAAAAACAGGGATATACTTTAACTTCCATGATTTAAGACATACATGTGTGACTAATTTTGTTGAATCTGGATTAGATATATCTGTAGTTCAAAAAATTGCTGGACACAAACATGTTACCACAACAGAAAACTATACACATTTATCCAAGAAGCATATAAATAAAGTAATATCAAAGTATTGGAATGATAGTTCAATGTGTTGA
- a CDS encoding DUF4364 family protein: MFFNTSEQLAENKLVLLYIFDRVQFPLANIQLTQFIMENDIMNYFMLQQFIGELKESSFIMEQEKDTGQLFMITDQGKKTLTYFISRIPEEKRLKIDHLLNIKKEEFVRNTEIKGEYEKLTDNEYLVKLSVIEQGTPIFNLKLSVGNVKQAKDMCEKWRSDAQELYGQIINLLIE, from the coding sequence ATGTTTTTTAATACATCAGAACAATTAGCCGAAAACAAGCTTGTGCTGTTATACATATTTGATCGAGTACAATTTCCATTAGCCAATATACAACTCACACAGTTTATAATGGAAAATGATATTATGAATTATTTTATGCTTCAGCAGTTCATAGGTGAGCTAAAAGAATCATCCTTCATTATGGAACAAGAAAAGGACACTGGACAGCTTTTTATGATAACCGATCAAGGTAAAAAAACCCTAACGTATTTTATTAGTCGCATTCCAGAGGAAAAACGTTTGAAAATTGATCATTTGCTTAATATCAAAAAAGAAGAATTCGTGCGTAATACAGAAATAAAAGGTGAATATGAAAAACTAACAGATAATGAGTATTTAGTTAAATTATCAGTTATTGAACAAGGAACACCAATCTTCAATTTAAAGTTAAGTGTTGGTAATGTCAAACAAGCCAAGGACATGTGTGAAAAGTGGCGCTCCGATGCACAGGAGTTGTATGGTCAAATTATCAATTTATTAATTGAGTAA